In Necator americanus strain Aroian chromosome IV, whole genome shotgun sequence, the following proteins share a genomic window:
- a CDS encoding hypothetical protein (NECATOR_CHRIV.G16942.T1) — MQREDTSLWGMYGCTLFDFGNLFMCVERAVAVLAVSKYEKFMSKSITIGIVIVTVSISIGAGAILNAVTSVNDMFSTFLFNLVYSLLCLSITTAIRLYRRNSGRVTQIASLRKKFQDKENGRTLPVYTFVSLNELFSTAATFLTVAFYEKVIGITSGNLPYLLIILRMYMAYRILFINIVILYNRFSYGQQLKKSPINDYSNRNYFGDLNKSWNAAVDIHSV, encoded by the exons atgcagagagag gatactTCACTATGGGGGATGTATGGTTGCACGCTATTTGATTTTGGAAATCTTTTTATGTGTGTGGAACGAGCAGTTGCTGTATTGGCTGTATCTAAATACGAGAAATTCATGTCGAAATCAATAACTATCGGCATAGTTATAGTAACG GTTTCCATTTCAATTGGAGCAGGAGCAATTCTGAATGCTGTCACATCAGTCAACGACATGTTTTCAACATTCCTATTCAACCTTGTTTATTCTTTACTTTGTCTGAGC ATAACTACCGCTATTCGCCTTTATAGAAGAAACTCTGGTCGGGTGACTCAGATTGCTTCACTTCGGaagaa gtTCCAAGACAAGGAAAATGGTCGAACATTACCTGTTTATACGTTTGTTTCATTAAATGAACTATTCTCAACCGCTGCCACTTTTCTTACTGTTGCTTTCTATGAAAAAGTAATAGGAATCACTTCTGGAAATCTCCCCTATCTGCTGATCATCCTTAGAATG TATATGGCGTATCGTATCTTATTTATCAACATAGTAATTCTATATAATCGTTTTTCATATGGACAGCAACTTAAAAAGAGCCCAATAAACGACTACTCTAATCGTAACTATTTTGGTGATCTGAATAAGTCTTGGAATGCGGCCGTCGACATCCATTCTGtttaa